One genomic segment of Triplophysa rosa linkage group LG22, Trosa_1v2, whole genome shotgun sequence includes these proteins:
- the hlcs gene encoding biotin--protein ligase isoform X4, with the protein MCRKMLITLCYMYLWLRFQRYYTSVIRSALYRLSADHRSVTFCALNTPKRSREDQLFLQLRNNVMYISQPQVICHSAETHRFSQSTHALTEASVCVQACDDLSEWTLLVGSSLARARRLENITFIIEATSGQKACASAASAHEKVLKWSDYCLPLAHSPGQPYRAVAESSVENCCRLAVAFMEDRLLMENGLIPERIVSVLLRESTLRELQQSHSSRKSESAAAQPRPDVLYSTLPRKSSLRLSARRDSDAQSCKEERQEEPERTSEHRHGEGHLLHLSSCHECRELENSTILSVKFASVEDIPDLPDDYAAADGEEEESEGFSGRSGRVNASGKPPNVLVFTGGCEEQFQRVRSLLAECVDTESYAIYHLPPQQALSEPWPENVLLLVLATDRNLTPQLQLRFLSYLSQGGKVLGLSSTLCPAGLALRPRDTQKDLICTLTFTKSDSTELRLSVLCSGGTYVREPQDGGAGEVELWGEIDEREEKHMAIVRVTHGADSGEAVLCQVRLEVAPDAHLASGFSELKMSNARRYEVLTEILTSLGLSCELTQQRDRFLHWLQRQVDGSGGVLHTRVGGFRVFRAGERAADLGLGERELHTDPPHDFSKLFSLQTYQHNLQTRRLGQTVLYADVTSSTMDLLESLILKLPEEMGLIAIAARQTQGKGRGGNVWLSPMGCAMFTLHLQIPLKSQLGQRVSFLQHLVALAVVESVRTLPGYEDIDLRLKWPNDIYYSNLMKLGGVLVNSSITGQTFNLLIGCGFNVSNSNPTVCINDLVLQHGCSLDALAPAQLIARTLTLLERFIADFQLHGPHALLPLYYKRWVHSGTRVRLWSEDGPEADVVGLDENGFLQVLSGDQRLVSVQPDGNSFDMLRNLVVTKSS; encoded by the exons ATGTGTCGAAAGATGCTCATAACGCTGTGTTATATGTACCTGTGGCTGCGCTTTCAGCGATATTACACGAGCGTGATCCGCAGCGCGTTATACAGACTGAGCGCCGATCACAGAAGCGTCACTTTCTGCGCGCTGAACACACCAAAGCGCTCGCGCGAGGATCAGCTCTTCTTGCAGCTGCGCAATAATGTCATGTACATCTCCCAGCCGCAGGTGATCTGTCACTCCGCAGAAACTCATCGATTCTCACAATCTACGCATGCATTGACTgaagcatctgtgtgtgtgcaggcgTGTGATGACCTCAGCGAGTGGACGCTGCTCGTGGGCTCTTCTCTGGCGCGTGCTCGCCGGTTAGAGAACATCACCTTCATCATAGAGGCGACCTCAGGCCAGAAAGCCTGCGCGTCTGCTGCTAGTGCACATGAgaaa GTGCTGAAGTGGTCAGACTACTGTCTCCCGCTGGCCCACAGTCCCGGACAGCCGTACAGAGCCGTGGCCGAATCCAGTGTGGAAAACTGCTGTCGTCTCGCTGTGGCCTTTATGGAAGATCGACTACTGATGGAAAATGGCCTGATACCTGAAAGAATAGTTT CCGTGTTGCTCAGAGAATCCACACTGAGAGAATTGCAGCAGTCACACAGCAGCAGAAAATCTGAGTCCGCGGCTGCCCAGCCCAGACCAGACGTTCTCTATTCTACGCTCCCCAGAAAGAGCAGTCTGCGTCTGAGCGCCCGACGCGACTCGGATGCGCAGAGCTGCAAGGAGGAGCGGCAGGAGGAACCGGAACGCACGTCCGAGCACCGGCACGGGGAGGGACACCTCCTCCATCTCTCCAGCTGCCACGAGTGTCGGGAGCTGGAGAACAGCACCATCCTTTCGGTGAAGTTCGCCTCCGTGGAGGACATTCCGGATCTCCCGGACGACTACGCTGCTGCCGATGGCGAGGAAGAGGAGAGCGAGGGCTTCTCGGGTCGAAGTGGGCGGGTGAACGCGAGCGGGAAACCGCCTAACGTGCTGGTGTTCACGGGTGGCTGCGAGGAGCAGTTCCAGAGGGTGCGCTCGCTCCTGGCCGAATGCGTCGACACCGAGAGCTACGCCATCTACCACCTGCCGCCGCAGCAGGCTCTGAGCGAACCCTGGCCGGAGAACGTGCTGCTGCTGGTGCTCGCCACCGACCGCAACCTCACACCGCAACTTCAGCTGCGATTCCTGTCCTACCTGAGCCAGGGCGGGAAGGTGTTGGGCCTGTCGTCCACGCTGTGCCCCGCCGGACTCGCTCTGCGGCCCAGAGATACGCAGAAGGACCTGATCTGCACGCTGACCTTCACCAAATCGGACAGCACTGAGCTGCGGCTGAGCGTTCTCTGCAGCGGGGGCACGTACGTGCGGGAGCCGCAGGACGGCGGCGCAGGAGAGGTGGAGCTCTGGGGGGAGATTGACGAACGGGAAGAGAAGCACATGGCCATCGTTCGAGTGACTCATGGAGCGGACAGCGGCGAGGCCGTGCTGTGCCAG GTGCGTTTGGAGGTGGCACCTGACGCTCATCTCGCTTCAGGGTTCTCTGAGCTGAAGATGAGCAACGCTCGACGTTATGAGGTTTTGACGGAGATCCTGACATCTTTGGGTCTGAGCTGTGAACTGACTCAG CAGCGGGACAGGTTTCTGCACTGGTTGCAGAGGCAGGTGGACGGGTCGGGTGGCGTTCTGCACACTCGGGTGGGCGGCTTCAGAGTGTTCCGTGCCGGAGAGAGAGCGGCCGATCTGGGCCTCGGCGAGCGAGAGTTACACACCGACCCGCCGCACGACTTCTCCAAGCTCTTCAGTCTGCAGACGTACCAACATAACCTTCAGACTCGACGCCTGGGCCAAACCGTCCTGTACGCAGACGTCACATCCAGCACCATGGATCTGCTGGAGAG CTTGATCCTGAAGTTGCCAGAGGAAATGGGTTTAATCGCCATAGCTGCGCGTCAAACTCAGGGCAAAG gtcgGGGGGGAAATGTGTGGTTGAGTCCGATGGGCTGTGCGATGTTTACGCTTCATCTGCAGATTCCTCTGAAGTCACAGCTTGGTCAAAGAGTTTCATTTCTGCAGCATCTGGTCGCTCTTGCTGTGGTGGAATCTGTGCGCACGCTGCCGGGATAcgag GACATTGACCTGAGACTGAAGTGGCCCAATgacatttactacagtaacctgATGAAACTGGGCGGAGTTCTGGTCAACTCCTCCATCACGGGGCAAACATTCAACCTTCTGATCG GCTGCGGGTTCAACGTGAGCAACAGCAACCCGACCGTCTGCATCAATGATCTGGTGCTGCAGCACGGCTGCAGTCTGGACGCGCTCGCTCCTGCGCAGCTCATCGCTCGCACACTCACGCTACTGGAGCGGTTCATCGCAGACTTTCAGCTGCACGGGCCGCACGCTCTACTCCCGCTTTACTACAAGAGATGGGTGCACAG TGGCACACGTGTGCGTCTGTGGAGCGAGGACGGTCCTGAGGCTGACGTGGTGGGTCTGGATGAGAATGGATTTCTGCAGGTGCTCTCAGGAGATCAGCGGCTCGTCTCTGTACAGCCCGATGGAAACTCCTTTGACATGTTGAGAAATCTGGTGGTGACAAAGAGCAGCTGA
- the hlcs gene encoding biotin--protein ligase isoform X5: MCRKMLITLCYMYLWLRFQRYYTSVIRSALYRLSADHRSVTFCALNTPKRSREDQLFLQLRNNVMYISQPQACDDLSEWTLLVGSSLARARRLENITFIIEATSGQKACASAASAHEKVLKWSDYCLPLAHSPGQPYRAVAESSVENCCRLAVAFMEDRLLMENGLIPERIVSVLLRESTLRELQQSHSSRKSESAAAQPRPDVLYSTLPRKSSLRLSARRDSDAQSCKEERQEEPERTSEHRHGEGHLLHLSSCHECRELENSTILSVKFASVEDIPDLPDDYAAADGEEEESEGFSGRSGRVNASGKPPNVLVFTGGCEEQFQRVRSLLAECVDTESYAIYHLPPQQALSEPWPENVLLLVLATDRNLTPQLQLRFLSYLSQGGKVLGLSSTLCPAGLALRPRDTQKDLICTLTFTKSDSTELRLSVLCSGGTYVREPQDGGAGEVELWGEIDEREEKHMAIVRVTHGADSGEAVLCQVRLEVAPDAHLASGFSELKMSNARRYEVLTEILTSLGLSCELTQVPPHSPLYLLTTRREQRDRFLHWLQRQVDGSGGVLHTRVGGFRVFRAGERAADLGLGERELHTDPPHDFSKLFSLQTYQHNLQTRRLGQTVLYADVTSSTMDLLESLILKLPEEMGLIAIAARQTQGKGRGGNVWLSPMGCAMFTLHLQIPLKSQLGQRVSFLQHLVALAVVESVRTLPGYEDIDLRLKWPNDIYYSNLMKLGGVLVNSSITGQTFNLLIGCGFNVSNSNPTVCINDLVLQHGCSLDALAPAQLIARTLTLLERFIADFQLHGPHALLPLYYKRWVHSGTRVRLWSEDGPEADVVGLDENGFLQVLSGDQRLVSVQPDGNSFDMLRNLVVTKSS, encoded by the exons ATGTGTCGAAAGATGCTCATAACGCTGTGTTATATGTACCTGTGGCTGCGCTTTCAGCGATATTACACGAGCGTGATCCGCAGCGCGTTATACAGACTGAGCGCCGATCACAGAAGCGTCACTTTCTGCGCGCTGAACACACCAAAGCGCTCGCGCGAGGATCAGCTCTTCTTGCAGCTGCGCAATAATGTCATGTACATCTCCCAGCCGCAG gcgTGTGATGACCTCAGCGAGTGGACGCTGCTCGTGGGCTCTTCTCTGGCGCGTGCTCGCCGGTTAGAGAACATCACCTTCATCATAGAGGCGACCTCAGGCCAGAAAGCCTGCGCGTCTGCTGCTAGTGCACATGAgaaa GTGCTGAAGTGGTCAGACTACTGTCTCCCGCTGGCCCACAGTCCCGGACAGCCGTACAGAGCCGTGGCCGAATCCAGTGTGGAAAACTGCTGTCGTCTCGCTGTGGCCTTTATGGAAGATCGACTACTGATGGAAAATGGCCTGATACCTGAAAGAATAGTTT CCGTGTTGCTCAGAGAATCCACACTGAGAGAATTGCAGCAGTCACACAGCAGCAGAAAATCTGAGTCCGCGGCTGCCCAGCCCAGACCAGACGTTCTCTATTCTACGCTCCCCAGAAAGAGCAGTCTGCGTCTGAGCGCCCGACGCGACTCGGATGCGCAGAGCTGCAAGGAGGAGCGGCAGGAGGAACCGGAACGCACGTCCGAGCACCGGCACGGGGAGGGACACCTCCTCCATCTCTCCAGCTGCCACGAGTGTCGGGAGCTGGAGAACAGCACCATCCTTTCGGTGAAGTTCGCCTCCGTGGAGGACATTCCGGATCTCCCGGACGACTACGCTGCTGCCGATGGCGAGGAAGAGGAGAGCGAGGGCTTCTCGGGTCGAAGTGGGCGGGTGAACGCGAGCGGGAAACCGCCTAACGTGCTGGTGTTCACGGGTGGCTGCGAGGAGCAGTTCCAGAGGGTGCGCTCGCTCCTGGCCGAATGCGTCGACACCGAGAGCTACGCCATCTACCACCTGCCGCCGCAGCAGGCTCTGAGCGAACCCTGGCCGGAGAACGTGCTGCTGCTGGTGCTCGCCACCGACCGCAACCTCACACCGCAACTTCAGCTGCGATTCCTGTCCTACCTGAGCCAGGGCGGGAAGGTGTTGGGCCTGTCGTCCACGCTGTGCCCCGCCGGACTCGCTCTGCGGCCCAGAGATACGCAGAAGGACCTGATCTGCACGCTGACCTTCACCAAATCGGACAGCACTGAGCTGCGGCTGAGCGTTCTCTGCAGCGGGGGCACGTACGTGCGGGAGCCGCAGGACGGCGGCGCAGGAGAGGTGGAGCTCTGGGGGGAGATTGACGAACGGGAAGAGAAGCACATGGCCATCGTTCGAGTGACTCATGGAGCGGACAGCGGCGAGGCCGTGCTGTGCCAG GTGCGTTTGGAGGTGGCACCTGACGCTCATCTCGCTTCAGGGTTCTCTGAGCTGAAGATGAGCAACGCTCGACGTTATGAGGTTTTGACGGAGATCCTGACATCTTTGGGTCTGAGCTGTGAACTGACTCAGGTGCCCCCCCACAGCCCGCTCTATCTGCTCACCACACGACGG GAGCAGCGGGACAGGTTTCTGCACTGGTTGCAGAGGCAGGTGGACGGGTCGGGTGGCGTTCTGCACACTCGGGTGGGCGGCTTCAGAGTGTTCCGTGCCGGAGAGAGAGCGGCCGATCTGGGCCTCGGCGAGCGAGAGTTACACACCGACCCGCCGCACGACTTCTCCAAGCTCTTCAGTCTGCAGACGTACCAACATAACCTTCAGACTCGACGCCTGGGCCAAACCGTCCTGTACGCAGACGTCACATCCAGCACCATGGATCTGCTGGAGAG CTTGATCCTGAAGTTGCCAGAGGAAATGGGTTTAATCGCCATAGCTGCGCGTCAAACTCAGGGCAAAG gtcgGGGGGGAAATGTGTGGTTGAGTCCGATGGGCTGTGCGATGTTTACGCTTCATCTGCAGATTCCTCTGAAGTCACAGCTTGGTCAAAGAGTTTCATTTCTGCAGCATCTGGTCGCTCTTGCTGTGGTGGAATCTGTGCGCACGCTGCCGGGATAcgag GACATTGACCTGAGACTGAAGTGGCCCAATgacatttactacagtaacctgATGAAACTGGGCGGAGTTCTGGTCAACTCCTCCATCACGGGGCAAACATTCAACCTTCTGATCG GCTGCGGGTTCAACGTGAGCAACAGCAACCCGACCGTCTGCATCAATGATCTGGTGCTGCAGCACGGCTGCAGTCTGGACGCGCTCGCTCCTGCGCAGCTCATCGCTCGCACACTCACGCTACTGGAGCGGTTCATCGCAGACTTTCAGCTGCACGGGCCGCACGCTCTACTCCCGCTTTACTACAAGAGATGGGTGCACAG TGGCACACGTGTGCGTCTGTGGAGCGAGGACGGTCCTGAGGCTGACGTGGTGGGTCTGGATGAGAATGGATTTCTGCAGGTGCTCTCAGGAGATCAGCGGCTCGTCTCTGTACAGCCCGATGGAAACTCCTTTGACATGTTGAGAAATCTGGTGGTGACAAAGAGCAGCTGA
- the hlcs gene encoding biotin--protein ligase isoform X1, whose protein sequence is MCRKMLITLCYMYLWLRFQRYYTSVIRSALYRLSADHRSVTFCALNTPKRSREDQLFLQLRNNVMYISQPQVICHSAETHRFSQSTHALTEASVCVQACDDLSEWTLLVGSSLARARRLENITFIIEATSGQKACASAASAHEKVLKWSDYCLPLAHSPGQPYRAVAESSVENCCRLAVAFMEDRLLMENGLIPERIVSVLLRESTLRELQQSHSSRKSESAAAQPRPDVLYSTLPRKSSLRLSARRDSDAQSCKEERQEEPERTSEHRHGEGHLLHLSSCHECRELENSTILSVKFASVEDIPDLPDDYAAADGEEEESEGFSGRSGRVNASGKPPNVLVFTGGCEEQFQRVRSLLAECVDTESYAIYHLPPQQALSEPWPENVLLLVLATDRNLTPQLQLRFLSYLSQGGKVLGLSSTLCPAGLALRPRDTQKDLICTLTFTKSDSTELRLSVLCSGGTYVREPQDGGAGEVELWGEIDEREEKHMAIVRVTHGADSGEAVLCQVRLEVAPDAHLASGFSELKMSNARRYEVLTEILTSLGLSCELTQVPPHSPLYLLTTRREQRDRFLHWLQRQVDGSGGVLHTRVGGFRVFRAGERAADLGLGERELHTDPPHDFSKLFSLQTYQHNLQTRRLGQTVLYADVTSSTMDLLESLILKLPEEMGLIAIAARQTQGKGRGGNVWLSPMGCAMFTLHLQIPLKSQLGQRVSFLQHLVALAVVESVRTLPGYEDIDLRLKWPNDIYYSNLMKLGGVLVNSSITGQTFNLLIGCGFNVSNSNPTVCINDLVLQHGCSLDALAPAQLIARTLTLLERFIADFQLHGPHALLPLYYKRWVHSGTRVRLWSEDGPEADVVGLDENGFLQVLSGDQRLVSVQPDGNSFDMLRNLVVTKSS, encoded by the exons ATGTGTCGAAAGATGCTCATAACGCTGTGTTATATGTACCTGTGGCTGCGCTTTCAGCGATATTACACGAGCGTGATCCGCAGCGCGTTATACAGACTGAGCGCCGATCACAGAAGCGTCACTTTCTGCGCGCTGAACACACCAAAGCGCTCGCGCGAGGATCAGCTCTTCTTGCAGCTGCGCAATAATGTCATGTACATCTCCCAGCCGCAGGTGATCTGTCACTCCGCAGAAACTCATCGATTCTCACAATCTACGCATGCATTGACTgaagcatctgtgtgtgtgcaggcgTGTGATGACCTCAGCGAGTGGACGCTGCTCGTGGGCTCTTCTCTGGCGCGTGCTCGCCGGTTAGAGAACATCACCTTCATCATAGAGGCGACCTCAGGCCAGAAAGCCTGCGCGTCTGCTGCTAGTGCACATGAgaaa GTGCTGAAGTGGTCAGACTACTGTCTCCCGCTGGCCCACAGTCCCGGACAGCCGTACAGAGCCGTGGCCGAATCCAGTGTGGAAAACTGCTGTCGTCTCGCTGTGGCCTTTATGGAAGATCGACTACTGATGGAAAATGGCCTGATACCTGAAAGAATAGTTT CCGTGTTGCTCAGAGAATCCACACTGAGAGAATTGCAGCAGTCACACAGCAGCAGAAAATCTGAGTCCGCGGCTGCCCAGCCCAGACCAGACGTTCTCTATTCTACGCTCCCCAGAAAGAGCAGTCTGCGTCTGAGCGCCCGACGCGACTCGGATGCGCAGAGCTGCAAGGAGGAGCGGCAGGAGGAACCGGAACGCACGTCCGAGCACCGGCACGGGGAGGGACACCTCCTCCATCTCTCCAGCTGCCACGAGTGTCGGGAGCTGGAGAACAGCACCATCCTTTCGGTGAAGTTCGCCTCCGTGGAGGACATTCCGGATCTCCCGGACGACTACGCTGCTGCCGATGGCGAGGAAGAGGAGAGCGAGGGCTTCTCGGGTCGAAGTGGGCGGGTGAACGCGAGCGGGAAACCGCCTAACGTGCTGGTGTTCACGGGTGGCTGCGAGGAGCAGTTCCAGAGGGTGCGCTCGCTCCTGGCCGAATGCGTCGACACCGAGAGCTACGCCATCTACCACCTGCCGCCGCAGCAGGCTCTGAGCGAACCCTGGCCGGAGAACGTGCTGCTGCTGGTGCTCGCCACCGACCGCAACCTCACACCGCAACTTCAGCTGCGATTCCTGTCCTACCTGAGCCAGGGCGGGAAGGTGTTGGGCCTGTCGTCCACGCTGTGCCCCGCCGGACTCGCTCTGCGGCCCAGAGATACGCAGAAGGACCTGATCTGCACGCTGACCTTCACCAAATCGGACAGCACTGAGCTGCGGCTGAGCGTTCTCTGCAGCGGGGGCACGTACGTGCGGGAGCCGCAGGACGGCGGCGCAGGAGAGGTGGAGCTCTGGGGGGAGATTGACGAACGGGAAGAGAAGCACATGGCCATCGTTCGAGTGACTCATGGAGCGGACAGCGGCGAGGCCGTGCTGTGCCAG GTGCGTTTGGAGGTGGCACCTGACGCTCATCTCGCTTCAGGGTTCTCTGAGCTGAAGATGAGCAACGCTCGACGTTATGAGGTTTTGACGGAGATCCTGACATCTTTGGGTCTGAGCTGTGAACTGACTCAGGTGCCCCCCCACAGCCCGCTCTATCTGCTCACCACACGACGG GAGCAGCGGGACAGGTTTCTGCACTGGTTGCAGAGGCAGGTGGACGGGTCGGGTGGCGTTCTGCACACTCGGGTGGGCGGCTTCAGAGTGTTCCGTGCCGGAGAGAGAGCGGCCGATCTGGGCCTCGGCGAGCGAGAGTTACACACCGACCCGCCGCACGACTTCTCCAAGCTCTTCAGTCTGCAGACGTACCAACATAACCTTCAGACTCGACGCCTGGGCCAAACCGTCCTGTACGCAGACGTCACATCCAGCACCATGGATCTGCTGGAGAG CTTGATCCTGAAGTTGCCAGAGGAAATGGGTTTAATCGCCATAGCTGCGCGTCAAACTCAGGGCAAAG gtcgGGGGGGAAATGTGTGGTTGAGTCCGATGGGCTGTGCGATGTTTACGCTTCATCTGCAGATTCCTCTGAAGTCACAGCTTGGTCAAAGAGTTTCATTTCTGCAGCATCTGGTCGCTCTTGCTGTGGTGGAATCTGTGCGCACGCTGCCGGGATAcgag GACATTGACCTGAGACTGAAGTGGCCCAATgacatttactacagtaacctgATGAAACTGGGCGGAGTTCTGGTCAACTCCTCCATCACGGGGCAAACATTCAACCTTCTGATCG GCTGCGGGTTCAACGTGAGCAACAGCAACCCGACCGTCTGCATCAATGATCTGGTGCTGCAGCACGGCTGCAGTCTGGACGCGCTCGCTCCTGCGCAGCTCATCGCTCGCACACTCACGCTACTGGAGCGGTTCATCGCAGACTTTCAGCTGCACGGGCCGCACGCTCTACTCCCGCTTTACTACAAGAGATGGGTGCACAG TGGCACACGTGTGCGTCTGTGGAGCGAGGACGGTCCTGAGGCTGACGTGGTGGGTCTGGATGAGAATGGATTTCTGCAGGTGCTCTCAGGAGATCAGCGGCTCGTCTCTGTACAGCCCGATGGAAACTCCTTTGACATGTTGAGAAATCTGGTGGTGACAAAGAGCAGCTGA
- the hlcs gene encoding biotin--protein ligase isoform X2, whose amino-acid sequence MCRKMLITLCYMYLWLRFQRYYTSVIRSALYRLSADHRSVTFCALNTPKRSREDQLFLQLRNNVMYISQPQVICHSAETHRFSQSTHALTEASVCVQACDDLSEWTLLVGSSLARARRLENITFIIEATSGQKACASAASAHEKVLKWSDYCLPLAHSPGQPYRAVAESSVENCCRLAVAFMEDRLLMENGLIPERIVSVLLRESTLRELQQSHSSRKSESAAAQPRPDVLYSTLPRKSSLRLSARRDSDAQSCKEERQEEPERTSEHRHGEGHLLHLSSCHECRELENSTILSVKFASVEDIPDLPDDYAAADGEEEESEGFSGRSGRVNASGKPPNVLVFTGGCEEQFQRVRSLLAECVDTESYAIYHLPPQQALSEPWPENVLLLVLATDRNLTPQLQLRFLSYLSQGGKVLGLSSTLCPAGLALRPRDTQKDLICTLTFTKSDSTELRLSVLCSGGTYVREPQDGGAGEVELWGEIDEREEKHMAIVRVTHGADSGEAVLCQVRLEVAPDAHLASGFSELKMSNARRYEVLTEILTSLGLSCELTQVPPHSPLYLLTTRRQRDRFLHWLQRQVDGSGGVLHTRVGGFRVFRAGERAADLGLGERELHTDPPHDFSKLFSLQTYQHNLQTRRLGQTVLYADVTSSTMDLLESLILKLPEEMGLIAIAARQTQGKGRGGNVWLSPMGCAMFTLHLQIPLKSQLGQRVSFLQHLVALAVVESVRTLPGYEDIDLRLKWPNDIYYSNLMKLGGVLVNSSITGQTFNLLIGCGFNVSNSNPTVCINDLVLQHGCSLDALAPAQLIARTLTLLERFIADFQLHGPHALLPLYYKRWVHSGTRVRLWSEDGPEADVVGLDENGFLQVLSGDQRLVSVQPDGNSFDMLRNLVVTKSS is encoded by the exons ATGTGTCGAAAGATGCTCATAACGCTGTGTTATATGTACCTGTGGCTGCGCTTTCAGCGATATTACACGAGCGTGATCCGCAGCGCGTTATACAGACTGAGCGCCGATCACAGAAGCGTCACTTTCTGCGCGCTGAACACACCAAAGCGCTCGCGCGAGGATCAGCTCTTCTTGCAGCTGCGCAATAATGTCATGTACATCTCCCAGCCGCAGGTGATCTGTCACTCCGCAGAAACTCATCGATTCTCACAATCTACGCATGCATTGACTgaagcatctgtgtgtgtgcaggcgTGTGATGACCTCAGCGAGTGGACGCTGCTCGTGGGCTCTTCTCTGGCGCGTGCTCGCCGGTTAGAGAACATCACCTTCATCATAGAGGCGACCTCAGGCCAGAAAGCCTGCGCGTCTGCTGCTAGTGCACATGAgaaa GTGCTGAAGTGGTCAGACTACTGTCTCCCGCTGGCCCACAGTCCCGGACAGCCGTACAGAGCCGTGGCCGAATCCAGTGTGGAAAACTGCTGTCGTCTCGCTGTGGCCTTTATGGAAGATCGACTACTGATGGAAAATGGCCTGATACCTGAAAGAATAGTTT CCGTGTTGCTCAGAGAATCCACACTGAGAGAATTGCAGCAGTCACACAGCAGCAGAAAATCTGAGTCCGCGGCTGCCCAGCCCAGACCAGACGTTCTCTATTCTACGCTCCCCAGAAAGAGCAGTCTGCGTCTGAGCGCCCGACGCGACTCGGATGCGCAGAGCTGCAAGGAGGAGCGGCAGGAGGAACCGGAACGCACGTCCGAGCACCGGCACGGGGAGGGACACCTCCTCCATCTCTCCAGCTGCCACGAGTGTCGGGAGCTGGAGAACAGCACCATCCTTTCGGTGAAGTTCGCCTCCGTGGAGGACATTCCGGATCTCCCGGACGACTACGCTGCTGCCGATGGCGAGGAAGAGGAGAGCGAGGGCTTCTCGGGTCGAAGTGGGCGGGTGAACGCGAGCGGGAAACCGCCTAACGTGCTGGTGTTCACGGGTGGCTGCGAGGAGCAGTTCCAGAGGGTGCGCTCGCTCCTGGCCGAATGCGTCGACACCGAGAGCTACGCCATCTACCACCTGCCGCCGCAGCAGGCTCTGAGCGAACCCTGGCCGGAGAACGTGCTGCTGCTGGTGCTCGCCACCGACCGCAACCTCACACCGCAACTTCAGCTGCGATTCCTGTCCTACCTGAGCCAGGGCGGGAAGGTGTTGGGCCTGTCGTCCACGCTGTGCCCCGCCGGACTCGCTCTGCGGCCCAGAGATACGCAGAAGGACCTGATCTGCACGCTGACCTTCACCAAATCGGACAGCACTGAGCTGCGGCTGAGCGTTCTCTGCAGCGGGGGCACGTACGTGCGGGAGCCGCAGGACGGCGGCGCAGGAGAGGTGGAGCTCTGGGGGGAGATTGACGAACGGGAAGAGAAGCACATGGCCATCGTTCGAGTGACTCATGGAGCGGACAGCGGCGAGGCCGTGCTGTGCCAG GTGCGTTTGGAGGTGGCACCTGACGCTCATCTCGCTTCAGGGTTCTCTGAGCTGAAGATGAGCAACGCTCGACGTTATGAGGTTTTGACGGAGATCCTGACATCTTTGGGTCTGAGCTGTGAACTGACTCAGGTGCCCCCCCACAGCCCGCTCTATCTGCTCACCACACGACGG CAGCGGGACAGGTTTCTGCACTGGTTGCAGAGGCAGGTGGACGGGTCGGGTGGCGTTCTGCACACTCGGGTGGGCGGCTTCAGAGTGTTCCGTGCCGGAGAGAGAGCGGCCGATCTGGGCCTCGGCGAGCGAGAGTTACACACCGACCCGCCGCACGACTTCTCCAAGCTCTTCAGTCTGCAGACGTACCAACATAACCTTCAGACTCGACGCCTGGGCCAAACCGTCCTGTACGCAGACGTCACATCCAGCACCATGGATCTGCTGGAGAG CTTGATCCTGAAGTTGCCAGAGGAAATGGGTTTAATCGCCATAGCTGCGCGTCAAACTCAGGGCAAAG gtcgGGGGGGAAATGTGTGGTTGAGTCCGATGGGCTGTGCGATGTTTACGCTTCATCTGCAGATTCCTCTGAAGTCACAGCTTGGTCAAAGAGTTTCATTTCTGCAGCATCTGGTCGCTCTTGCTGTGGTGGAATCTGTGCGCACGCTGCCGGGATAcgag GACATTGACCTGAGACTGAAGTGGCCCAATgacatttactacagtaacctgATGAAACTGGGCGGAGTTCTGGTCAACTCCTCCATCACGGGGCAAACATTCAACCTTCTGATCG GCTGCGGGTTCAACGTGAGCAACAGCAACCCGACCGTCTGCATCAATGATCTGGTGCTGCAGCACGGCTGCAGTCTGGACGCGCTCGCTCCTGCGCAGCTCATCGCTCGCACACTCACGCTACTGGAGCGGTTCATCGCAGACTTTCAGCTGCACGGGCCGCACGCTCTACTCCCGCTTTACTACAAGAGATGGGTGCACAG TGGCACACGTGTGCGTCTGTGGAGCGAGGACGGTCCTGAGGCTGACGTGGTGGGTCTGGATGAGAATGGATTTCTGCAGGTGCTCTCAGGAGATCAGCGGCTCGTCTCTGTACAGCCCGATGGAAACTCCTTTGACATGTTGAGAAATCTGGTGGTGACAAAGAGCAGCTGA